Proteins from one Pantoea cypripedii genomic window:
- a CDS encoding TerB N-terminal domain-containing protein — translation MGFWIPFLIFLAVCFIFKKKKVSTSTSSHVSKSGPLARQNRAGRGGSAQTHAATRVDDDDDLPIFELKNGGVASFSIDIKAPSQRHQSNTAPARWVLPGESISIAGIEIVRGNVYFGGRLKPGGFDDNGFYDDGSESSLLNDHLSIVPSAYQFTDETLGYWPSFARLSAQGRGAYLSWLASERNDVTCPIGYVFIYFYGIERRVLVDAQGEMVADTEFKALFDEVNRLRSIFYDNRSFRHYSSQLLEAMTLMRGELNLLQENEEVSATGDSPLFRFHLAKTVAQGHPLPAALALSWVRNYPEYSMRTPARRCADEFASLFSKRYADKFGEGLTVKPNKTRLKLEIRPANATLFGTHVATPDLPDPFVLKGPIQKLAALADTCTDELDAYSRYLGRKNASRSDVAAIMLLPAEIINESTEQVFTRFRNWANHQIQTCQGLVSVSEFWTYMGMPIPAKINKKEAELMQDFARRTGYGMVPDLRYHHVKPEADGKVVLFAEGYGNAFNPGPEYISVSLALRLGAMVANTDNNIDISERDTLEKVIDTNPALTETEMRSLHAYLTWRLSTPSSMMGMKARIEQLGDTDKAAISQVIINVACADGKIAPAEIKQLEKIYSSLGLDSTTVASDIHKRTTSDSIQKTQPSKTVKESPVFTLDAGILARHESDTRDVRQLLSTIFIDDEPEEIPAASQIQSNSKTALDTAHFQLYQRLLEKDQWARDDVGELCKQLNLMLSGAIEVINDWSFEMVDAPVIEDSDDIWVDHEIAKEIEG, via the coding sequence ATGGGGTTCTGGATTCCGTTTCTCATCTTTCTCGCGGTTTGTTTTATCTTTAAGAAAAAGAAGGTATCCACTTCGACCAGCTCTCACGTCAGTAAATCGGGCCCACTGGCAAGGCAAAACAGAGCTGGAAGGGGAGGCAGTGCTCAGACTCACGCAGCGACTCGGGTGGATGACGATGATGATCTGCCGATATTTGAGCTGAAGAATGGTGGCGTTGCCAGTTTTAGTATTGATATCAAAGCCCCCAGCCAGAGGCACCAAAGTAATACCGCCCCTGCTCGATGGGTGTTACCTGGAGAAAGTATCAGCATTGCCGGGATCGAAATCGTACGTGGCAATGTCTATTTTGGCGGGAGATTAAAGCCTGGGGGTTTCGATGATAATGGCTTTTATGACGATGGTTCCGAATCCTCCCTGTTAAATGATCACTTATCTATAGTTCCCTCAGCGTACCAATTCACAGACGAGACGTTAGGTTACTGGCCAAGTTTCGCCCGCCTTTCAGCACAAGGGCGAGGTGCCTATCTGAGCTGGCTGGCCAGTGAACGCAATGATGTAACCTGTCCCATTGGCTATGTATTCATCTATTTTTACGGTATTGAGCGGCGGGTTCTCGTAGATGCCCAGGGAGAGATGGTTGCAGATACTGAGTTTAAAGCTCTGTTTGACGAAGTTAACAGGCTTCGTTCAATTTTTTATGACAATCGCTCTTTCCGCCATTATTCCTCTCAATTACTCGAAGCCATGACGCTTATGAGGGGCGAGTTAAATCTGCTCCAGGAGAACGAGGAAGTCAGTGCGACGGGGGATTCGCCCTTATTCAGATTTCATCTCGCTAAAACCGTTGCTCAGGGACATCCTCTTCCCGCAGCACTGGCTCTGTCATGGGTCAGAAATTATCCCGAATATTCTATGCGCACCCCGGCACGACGTTGTGCTGATGAGTTTGCATCACTTTTTTCCAAACGATATGCAGATAAATTCGGCGAGGGCCTCACGGTCAAACCTAATAAAACACGACTTAAACTGGAGATCAGACCTGCCAACGCCACGCTGTTCGGCACTCATGTTGCAACGCCTGATCTTCCGGATCCCTTTGTACTAAAGGGGCCGATACAAAAACTGGCTGCCCTCGCGGATACCTGCACAGATGAGCTTGATGCCTATAGCCGATACCTGGGAAGGAAAAATGCGTCAAGAAGTGATGTTGCTGCCATCATGCTTCTCCCTGCTGAGATTATCAATGAAAGCACTGAACAGGTCTTTACGCGTTTCAGGAATTGGGCAAATCATCAAATTCAGACATGTCAGGGGCTGGTTTCAGTTTCTGAGTTCTGGACCTATATGGGGATGCCAATCCCCGCTAAAATCAACAAGAAAGAAGCGGAGTTAATGCAGGACTTCGCCCGGAGAACCGGCTATGGAATGGTACCTGATTTACGTTATCACCATGTAAAACCTGAAGCTGACGGCAAGGTGGTGCTTTTCGCTGAAGGATATGGGAATGCGTTCAACCCGGGTCCTGAATATATTTCGGTTTCTCTGGCTCTTCGGCTGGGGGCGATGGTCGCGAATACGGACAATAACATCGATATCTCTGAGCGGGACACTCTGGAAAAAGTCATTGATACCAATCCAGCGTTAACAGAGACAGAAATGCGCTCACTCCATGCCTATCTCACCTGGCGGCTCAGTACACCCTCCAGCATGATGGGGATGAAGGCCCGAATCGAGCAACTGGGTGATACTGACAAAGCTGCGATTAGTCAGGTCATTATCAATGTTGCATGTGCAGACGGCAAAATAGCCCCAGCAGAAATCAAACAGCTTGAAAAGATCTACTCAAGCCTGGGACTAGACAGTACTACTGTCGCCAGCGATATTCATAAACGAACAACCTCAGATTCTATCCAGAAAACGCAACCTTCGAAAACGGTGAAAGAAAGTCCGGTCTTTACACTTGATGCCGGCATTCTGGCTCGTCATGAGTCTGATACACGAGATGTGCGGCAACTTCTTAGCACCATCTTTATTGATGACGAACCCGAAGAGATACCAGCAGCATCTCAGATTCAGAGTAACAGCAAAACCGCTCTTGATACTGCTCACTTCCAGCTATATCAACGTTTACTTGAAAAAGATCAATGGGCGCGTGATGACGTTGGTGAATTGTGTAAACAACTCAATCTGATGCTGAGTGGTGCGATCGAAGTGATCAATGACTGGTCATTTGAAATGGTAGATGCCCCGGTTATCGAAGATAGTGATGACATCTGGGTCGATCATGAAATTGCGAAAGAAATAGAAGGATAG
- a CDS encoding ATP-binding protein encodes MSATRIRPKEKDAIIQSLKSGVTPKIGIQHIQVGRINEITALHKDIERIADGGAGFRLIIGEYGSGKTFFLSVVRSIALEKKLVTVTADLSPDRRIHATGGQARNLYSELMKNMSTRNKPDGNALLSVVERFVTEARKEADSTGTNVNTVIHQKLDSLSDMVGGYDFAKVIEAFWRGHEQDNDSLKSNAIRWLRGEYTTKTDARNDLDVRTIITDASFYDSLKLMSLFVRQAGYAGLLVCLDEMVNLYKLNNTQSRSANYEQILRILNDCLQGSAENLGFLLGGTPEFLFDPRKGLYSYEALHSRLAENNFAQRAGVTDYSSPALHLASLTPEELYILLKNLRHVFAGGEPEKYLVPDEALTAFLHHCSKTIGDAYFRTPRNTIKGFLDMLAVLDQNPSIDWKQLIDDVVIVTDRPSDMDEITSDSTDDDEDLAGFRL; translated from the coding sequence ATGTCAGCAACAAGAATCCGCCCTAAAGAGAAAGATGCCATTATCCAGTCCCTGAAGTCAGGGGTAACACCAAAAATTGGTATTCAACATATCCAGGTCGGCCGAATAAATGAAATCACGGCACTGCATAAGGACATTGAACGCATTGCAGATGGTGGAGCTGGTTTCAGGCTGATTATCGGTGAGTATGGCTCTGGTAAGACTTTCTTTCTCAGCGTTGTGCGGTCAATCGCACTTGAGAAAAAGCTGGTCACCGTGACTGCTGATCTCTCACCCGATCGCCGGATACATGCGACAGGCGGCCAGGCACGCAACCTGTATTCCGAATTAATGAAGAATATGTCTACCCGAAATAAACCGGATGGCAATGCGTTACTGAGTGTTGTCGAGCGGTTTGTCACTGAAGCCAGAAAGGAAGCTGATAGTACCGGCACGAACGTTAACACTGTTATCCATCAGAAGCTGGATAGTCTTTCAGATATGGTCGGTGGGTATGATTTTGCAAAGGTTATTGAGGCATTCTGGCGTGGCCACGAGCAGGATAATGATTCGCTTAAATCGAATGCCATTCGCTGGCTGAGAGGAGAGTATACGACTAAGACGGATGCCCGTAATGATCTGGACGTCAGGACGATCATCACTGATGCGTCCTTCTATGACTCACTCAAGCTGATGAGCCTGTTTGTCCGTCAGGCGGGATATGCAGGCCTGTTGGTGTGTCTGGATGAGATGGTCAACCTCTATAAGCTCAACAATACACAGTCGAGATCGGCTAACTATGAACAGATCCTCCGAATTTTAAACGACTGCCTTCAAGGTTCCGCTGAAAATCTGGGATTCCTGCTTGGTGGTACGCCAGAGTTCCTGTTTGATCCCCGTAAAGGGCTGTACAGTTATGAAGCTCTGCACTCACGTCTGGCTGAAAACAATTTTGCGCAGCGTGCAGGGGTAACAGACTATTCATCTCCCGCGTTACATCTGGCAAGCCTCACCCCTGAAGAACTTTACATCCTTCTTAAAAACCTGCGCCATGTGTTTGCAGGTGGAGAACCCGAGAAATATCTGGTCCCGGATGAGGCCCTGACTGCTTTCCTGCATCATTGCAGTAAGACGATTGGTGATGCGTATTTCCGGACGCCAAGAAATACGATTAAAGGTTTTCTGGATATGCTTGCCGTGCTCGACCAGAATCCTTCAATAGACTGGAAGCAGCTCATTGACGACGTCGTGATTGTTACTGATCGACCAAGTGATATGGACGAAATCACGTCAGACTCCACGGATGACGATGAAGATCTGGCTGGATTCAGGTTATGA
- a CDS encoding DEAD/DEAH box helicase yields MSIEYHQLDPRVKKWIYKQGWADLRELQKRAIAPILAGDRDVLISASTAAGKTEAFFLPACSAIADIEGGFGIVYISPLKALINDQYRRLESLGETLDMSVTPWHGDVAQGKKAKMKKNPSGILLITPESLESMLVGSSGWLKQAFSKLAYVVIDEFHAFIGTERGMQLLSQLNRIDHLLGRYNNPVPRVALSATLGEIERVPQLLRPDGRLPCSIVTDSHSQSLIKVQVKGYLEPVTEVKDEPRPSAEQQICQDIFRLCRGESNLVFANSRNRTESIAAMLSDLSEAAFVPNEFFPHHGSLAKEHREMLESRLQKGDLPTTAICTMTLELGIDIGKVQSVIQVTPPHSVSSLRQRLGRSGRRNSASLLRMLIAERELNTHSDIVDQLRLQLVQSFAMIRLMIRDSWFEPADMRQMHYSTLLHQILAVTAQWGGVRADQLWTQLCQQGPFNRVTLPDFKLLLRSMGEGQLLTQLSSGELVLGVEGERIVNKYTFFAVFNTPEEFRIISGSKTLGSIPIDSPLLPEQHIIFGGRRWKVTEVDTERKVIFVMATKGGQPPIFGGGGMSIHDAIRQEMLKIYREGDYRIPVGDQKVDYADSAARELFKEGVEFFHRSNLSNEYFIQQGGSTVILSWMGDKIVNTIAALLIYRGYKADTFAGVIVVENATVSAIKISLSEAVREGVPDETVLAVSVPEKCLQKFDEFLPEMLLTQEYGLIAYDIEGVNSWLRVHL; encoded by the coding sequence ATGAGTATTGAGTATCACCAGCTCGATCCACGCGTTAAAAAATGGATTTATAAGCAGGGGTGGGCAGATTTAAGGGAACTGCAAAAAAGAGCCATTGCCCCCATATTGGCTGGCGATCGTGATGTTCTTATCAGCGCGTCTACCGCTGCAGGTAAAACGGAAGCATTCTTTTTGCCCGCCTGTTCCGCAATTGCTGATATCGAGGGTGGGTTTGGTATTGTGTACATCAGCCCTCTCAAAGCGTTGATTAACGATCAATACCGCCGCCTGGAAAGTCTCGGGGAAACGCTGGATATGTCAGTCACTCCCTGGCATGGAGATGTTGCACAAGGTAAGAAGGCAAAGATGAAAAAGAATCCCTCAGGGATTCTGCTCATCACTCCTGAATCACTTGAGTCGATGCTGGTGGGTTCATCAGGCTGGCTTAAGCAGGCTTTTTCTAAATTAGCTTATGTCGTAATAGATGAATTTCACGCATTCATCGGTACAGAGAGGGGGATGCAGCTTCTCTCACAGCTCAACAGAATTGATCATCTCCTCGGACGTTACAACAACCCTGTACCCCGTGTGGCGTTGAGTGCAACGTTAGGAGAGATCGAGAGAGTTCCCCAGCTCCTGAGGCCAGACGGGCGGCTGCCTTGTTCGATCGTTACGGATAGCCACAGTCAGTCGCTGATTAAAGTCCAGGTAAAAGGATATCTGGAACCCGTCACAGAAGTGAAAGATGAACCACGCCCATCCGCTGAACAACAGATTTGCCAGGATATTTTCAGACTCTGCAGGGGAGAATCAAATTTAGTCTTTGCCAACAGTCGCAACAGGACTGAGAGCATCGCCGCGATGCTAAGTGATCTCAGTGAAGCTGCGTTTGTTCCCAATGAGTTTTTTCCCCATCACGGCTCACTGGCTAAAGAGCACAGGGAAATGCTTGAGTCGAGACTACAAAAAGGGGATTTACCGACCACAGCCATCTGTACCATGACGCTGGAACTGGGCATCGATATTGGTAAGGTTCAGTCCGTCATTCAGGTCACGCCACCACACTCTGTTTCCAGCTTACGCCAGCGCCTGGGGCGCTCAGGACGACGAAATTCTGCATCCCTGCTACGAATGCTAATCGCTGAGAGAGAGCTGAATACACATTCAGATATCGTGGACCAACTCAGACTCCAGTTGGTGCAGTCGTTTGCCATGATTCGCTTGATGATTCGCGATAGTTGGTTCGAACCGGCTGATATGCGGCAGATGCACTATTCAACTCTTCTTCATCAGATCCTTGCCGTCACCGCTCAATGGGGAGGTGTACGAGCCGATCAGCTCTGGACCCAATTGTGCCAGCAGGGACCCTTTAACCGGGTCACTCTTCCCGATTTCAAACTGCTGTTGCGGTCGATGGGAGAAGGACAACTGTTGACGCAGTTATCGAGTGGAGAGTTGGTACTCGGTGTAGAAGGCGAGCGTATAGTTAATAAGTACACCTTCTTCGCTGTGTTCAATACACCAGAAGAATTCCGGATAATTTCAGGCAGCAAAACTCTGGGTTCAATCCCTATTGACTCTCCACTGTTGCCTGAACAACACATCATCTTTGGTGGACGACGCTGGAAAGTTACTGAGGTTGATACCGAGAGGAAGGTGATCTTCGTAATGGCAACAAAGGGAGGGCAACCCCCAATCTTTGGCGGTGGAGGAATGTCTATCCATGATGCTATTCGGCAGGAGATGCTTAAGATTTACAGGGAAGGGGACTACCGTATACCGGTGGGCGATCAGAAAGTGGATTATGCAGACTCGGCGGCAAGAGAATTATTCAAAGAAGGCGTTGAGTTTTTCCACAGAAGCAACCTGAGTAACGAGTATTTTATTCAGCAGGGGGGGAGCACTGTGATCCTGTCCTGGATGGGAGACAAGATTGTAAACACGATAGCGGCATTGCTAATTTATCGTGGGTATAAAGCAGATACTTTCGCCGGAGTGATAGTGGTAGAGAATGCGACTGTATCCGCTATCAAAATTTCACTGTCCGAAGCCGTACGGGAAGGGGTGCCCGATGAGACGGTGCTCGCTGTGAGTGTCCCAGAAAAATGTCTTCAGAAGTTTGATGAGTTTTTGCCTGAAATGTTGCTGACTCAGGAATATGGGTTAATTGCTTATGATATTGAAGGGGTAAACAGCTGGCTGAGGGTACATTTATAG
- a CDS encoding anti-phage deoxyguanosine triphosphatase, which translates to MDYPDKDQWEARRNPDAKRPLDYRSESKRDLARLIHSSPFRRLQSKTQVLGLGESDFYRTRLTHSMEVAQIGSGLLYVLKKENEDNALKRFLPDDDLMQAVCLAHDIGHPPFGHGGEVALNHCMKEFGGFEGNGQTLRLLSRLDKYTEKHGMNPTRRFMLGVLKYPASYLSVVNDNAYSLLHGGSNDWLFRSADNKPPKCYLDSENDVVDFILKPFGSSDQTLFRTLKNVGGDKHKKTLYKSLDTTIMDLADEISYSLHDLEDAISLNMITQKHWKEHFSDKAHIIRDCLGNGFNDTFDSLEADLFGKSHQRKYCIGKLVNLMITNVVLVTQNNQFKSELLRYKAALPFNIEALRASIFDLVKDKVIHNENVQQLEFKGQKVVVELFNVLVSDPMRFLPESARKNYKEARADSEMHAMRTICDYVAGMTDEYATRFYEKMFYPRKGSVFDKL; encoded by the coding sequence ATGGACTACCCAGATAAAGATCAGTGGGAAGCACGCAGAAATCCCGATGCAAAGCGACCACTTGATTACCGTTCAGAATCAAAACGTGACCTTGCCCGACTTATACACAGCTCCCCTTTTCGCAGGCTTCAATCTAAAACCCAGGTGCTTGGTCTGGGAGAGAGCGACTTTTACCGGACCCGATTAACGCACTCGATGGAGGTTGCGCAAATTGGTTCGGGCTTGTTGTATGTTCTTAAAAAGGAAAACGAAGACAATGCGTTGAAAAGATTCCTGCCTGACGATGACCTCATGCAGGCAGTCTGTCTTGCGCACGATATCGGCCATCCTCCATTCGGACATGGTGGTGAAGTGGCGCTGAATCATTGCATGAAAGAGTTTGGTGGGTTTGAAGGAAACGGGCAGACACTGAGGCTACTGTCTCGTCTGGACAAGTACACAGAAAAACATGGGATGAATCCAACCCGTCGCTTCATGCTGGGTGTACTGAAGTACCCAGCAAGTTATCTGTCTGTTGTTAATGACAATGCGTATAGCCTGCTTCACGGTGGAAGTAATGACTGGCTTTTTCGCTCAGCAGATAATAAACCCCCAAAGTGTTACCTCGATTCTGAAAATGATGTTGTTGACTTCATCCTTAAACCGTTTGGTTCTTCGGACCAGACGCTTTTCAGAACGTTGAAAAATGTCGGTGGTGATAAACACAAAAAGACACTCTATAAATCGCTCGACACGACCATTATGGATTTAGCCGATGAAATCTCTTATTCACTACACGATCTGGAAGACGCCATTTCGCTAAACATGATCACGCAGAAACACTGGAAGGAACACTTTAGCGACAAAGCCCACATTATCCGTGACTGCCTTGGAAATGGATTTAATGATACTTTCGACTCTCTAGAGGCTGACCTCTTTGGAAAAAGTCATCAGCGTAAATACTGCATTGGCAAGCTGGTCAACCTGATGATAACAAATGTTGTGTTAGTCACTCAGAATAATCAGTTCAAGTCTGAACTGCTGAGGTATAAAGCAGCTTTGCCATTCAATATTGAAGCGCTACGAGCATCTATTTTTGACCTGGTTAAGGACAAGGTCATTCACAACGAGAATGTTCAGCAGCTGGAGTTTAAGGGCCAAAAAGTTGTTGTTGAGCTGTTCAATGTGTTGGTAAGTGACCCGATGAGGTTTTTACCGGAGTCTGCCCGTAAAAACTACAAAGAAGCGCGAGCAGATAGTGAAATGCACGCGATGCGAACTATCTGCGACTATGTTGCCGGTATGACGGATGAATATGCGACACGCTTTTATGAAAAAATGTTTTATCCTCGCAAGGGGTCGGTGTTCGACAAGTTGTAA
- a CDS encoding Hachiman antiphage defense system protein HamA, translating to MDELGFNFEEAIAWFRQEQSHPYVLVRMNIEQANALPAMMSIPLRRCYITDSTLIETMTRHSLTGAEVIQAQLPDAGSVMSGDFGEVLAYFYQSAMALPSYGVGPKKWRLKQDRTKAAPKSDVVHFIMPNRAVASAEDTILCAEVKAKATSGNSTPIADAIRDCQKDRTSRLASTLVWLRERAMTTDLGDVDIPLLNRFINAVDNPPATKRFRAVAVICNSLIDAELASAPESADPEYTLVVIGVPDLRNTYSAVYAAATNSVE from the coding sequence ATGGATGAACTCGGTTTTAATTTCGAAGAAGCTATAGCATGGTTTCGCCAGGAGCAAAGCCACCCTTATGTTTTAGTGCGGATGAACATCGAACAGGCGAATGCGCTCCCGGCCATGATGAGCATCCCGCTGCGGCGTTGCTACATCACAGATTCTACTCTTATTGAGACAATGACACGGCATAGTCTAACTGGTGCAGAAGTCATACAAGCCCAACTACCAGACGCTGGTTCAGTCATGTCCGGAGACTTTGGCGAGGTACTGGCTTACTTTTATCAATCTGCAATGGCCCTTCCATCTTATGGAGTAGGGCCAAAAAAGTGGCGATTAAAACAGGACAGAACAAAGGCAGCTCCGAAATCAGATGTTGTACATTTTATTATGCCTAACAGGGCTGTGGCGAGCGCTGAAGACACAATATTGTGTGCAGAGGTCAAAGCCAAAGCAACCTCTGGTAATTCTACGCCGATAGCTGATGCGATAAGGGATTGCCAGAAAGATCGAACCAGCCGTCTGGCAAGTACTTTAGTCTGGCTGCGCGAGAGGGCAATGACAACAGACCTTGGAGATGTGGATATACCGTTGCTTAATCGTTTTATAAATGCAGTTGATAACCCTCCTGCTACTAAACGCTTTCGAGCGGTTGCTGTTATCTGCAATAGCTTAATTGATGCTGAGTTAGCATCGGCACCAGAAAGTGCTGATCCTGAATACACACTGGTAGTAATCGGTGTACCTGATTTACGTAACACCTATTCGGCGGTATATGCTGCGGCAACCAATTCGGTGGAATAA
- a CDS encoding DEAD/DEAH box helicase, which translates to MRRQLQTWINNADNFTYLRNFNVSQLSIELAHVSNRLDDYYISLVGEIFSNLRLQDIPSSEWAQLGNAFLQLVVDNTEQTLRERGISKDDAALFSSASFYFGDFPASACLAMRKSQQPTDPASLRAACFDFLARPNNPRSHLVRSLQNDLKNGEVASISDLVRESYEAVNRALEEGPEAWILATLFSRLLGRFSQTNLRAVLPGGAHPFWTPLIRSLVDRQPSTWEFFPSQIQAIQRGLLENSASYAMQMPTGAGKTTLCETLLFAHLTSHQQDAAILLVPYRSLASELRGTLVRRLNAMGLPARCAYGGTVPSGDEIHGLDQIRAIIATPESLSGILSADSAFSQRISLVICDEGHLLDSGGRGIGLELLLARLRARPGIPPRVIFVSAIVPNIEEINAWLGGNNDTVIRSTYRPAIAEFAKLRPLGSGARTSVNIDIHPHEISERRFTVEKLLGNDNFGYTNPATGRMNTYTFTSIKTQAIAVARKVMPIGMTAIFAANKRGTQGAVGLAEELIKQLSFPLNLPDPLSFSRNDKLQRCIAYLQSEYGNEWIGTQSLGNGAVLHHGDIPQETREVLETLIRDGDIRLVICTSTLAEGVNLPIRSLILYSVQRRKMNGPPEAMLARDIKNLVGRAGRAGTNTKGLVICANPEQWQFVEPVATQSAGEHVKGALRDFIQRLNAYLIQNRLALNNEILEATPSLYPVIDGVDSTLIDLISEEVGEDDFAIHARQLADQTFAAKQLQDGQLGLLRNLFELRARRLVSLSQTGKLSWIRETGAKIRLLGSVEQILMPARERWQDPVDPMSDELRTALLEWAWIHRELRDDIVRTFRPEDDDPERVKSKFFELVHRWMKGEAFVESARHLSVEMDDLLAIHTRVITFSLQSLVDQGLSLLKHRLQAEGIEIAVGVMNFAEQLRYGAPNLAAFILASSGVRHRKAYVALGNSITQMTAIESVHMVRRQALDGLRQNASSWQEYLGGLVELPPLKRTRLIYSQQ; encoded by the coding sequence ATGCGAAGACAACTTCAAACCTGGATAAATAATGCGGATAACTTTACCTATCTGCGTAATTTTAATGTTTCGCAGTTATCTATAGAACTGGCCCATGTAAGCAACCGTCTCGATGATTATTATATTTCACTCGTAGGTGAAATCTTCAGCAATCTCCGTCTTCAGGATATTCCCAGTTCTGAATGGGCGCAACTTGGTAATGCTTTTCTCCAACTCGTGGTAGACAATACTGAACAGACGCTGAGAGAAAGAGGCATATCTAAAGATGACGCAGCACTGTTTTCTTCTGCATCATTTTATTTTGGCGACTTTCCAGCATCTGCTTGTCTGGCAATGCGTAAATCTCAACAGCCAACAGACCCGGCATCACTACGGGCAGCTTGTTTTGACTTTCTGGCTCGGCCTAATAACCCGCGTTCTCATCTGGTCCGGTCGTTGCAGAATGATCTCAAAAATGGGGAGGTAGCTAGCATTTCAGACCTTGTCAGAGAATCGTATGAAGCTGTTAATAGAGCACTGGAAGAGGGGCCAGAAGCCTGGATACTGGCAACATTATTTAGCCGCCTGTTAGGGCGCTTCAGTCAAACAAATCTTAGAGCAGTGTTGCCTGGCGGAGCACATCCATTCTGGACACCACTGATTCGTTCCCTGGTTGATCGTCAGCCTTCTACCTGGGAATTCTTCCCATCACAAATTCAGGCAATACAGAGGGGGTTATTGGAAAACTCTGCAAGTTACGCTATGCAGATGCCGACTGGCGCAGGGAAAACCACGTTATGTGAGACTCTGCTGTTCGCCCATTTAACCTCACACCAGCAGGACGCCGCTATCCTGCTTGTACCCTATAGATCATTGGCTTCAGAGTTGCGTGGAACTTTGGTTCGCCGACTCAATGCAATGGGACTGCCGGCACGATGTGCATATGGAGGCACTGTTCCAAGCGGTGACGAGATTCATGGCTTAGACCAAATTCGGGCCATCATTGCAACACCTGAGTCTCTTTCAGGGATCCTGAGCGCCGATTCAGCTTTTTCTCAACGCATATCCCTTGTGATTTGCGACGAAGGTCATTTGCTTGATAGTGGTGGTCGTGGAATTGGCTTAGAATTGCTTCTGGCCAGATTGCGAGCCAGACCGGGCATTCCTCCCCGGGTGATTTTTGTATCAGCAATAGTGCCGAACATCGAAGAAATAAATGCCTGGCTGGGTGGTAACAATGACACTGTTATTCGCAGTACCTATCGTCCAGCAATAGCTGAATTTGCAAAGTTACGGCCACTTGGCAGCGGCGCGAGAACATCCGTGAATATTGACATTCATCCCCATGAAATATCAGAGAGGCGATTCACAGTAGAAAAATTATTGGGTAACGATAACTTTGGGTATACAAATCCAGCGACAGGTCGAATGAATACTTATACATTCACATCCATCAAGACTCAGGCTATAGCAGTAGCCAGAAAAGTTATGCCCATCGGTATGACAGCAATATTTGCTGCAAATAAACGGGGGACCCAGGGAGCGGTGGGACTGGCTGAAGAGCTTATAAAGCAATTGTCATTTCCCCTGAATCTTCCAGACCCACTTTCATTCTCACGTAATGATAAATTGCAGCGCTGTATTGCCTACTTACAAAGTGAATACGGTAATGAATGGATTGGCACACAATCTCTCGGCAATGGGGCGGTACTTCACCATGGTGATATTCCCCAGGAAACCAGGGAAGTACTGGAGACGCTTATTCGTGATGGAGATATCCGTTTAGTCATTTGTACCAGCACGTTAGCTGAGGGTGTTAACCTCCCAATTCGCAGCCTTATCCTTTATTCTGTGCAGCGCAGAAAAATGAACGGGCCGCCGGAAGCGATGCTTGCTCGAGATATCAAGAATCTGGTCGGTCGCGCAGGGCGAGCAGGTACAAATACCAAGGGACTCGTTATCTGTGCTAACCCCGAACAATGGCAGTTTGTAGAGCCGGTTGCGACTCAAAGTGCGGGCGAGCATGTCAAAGGTGCTCTGCGCGACTTTATCCAGAGGTTGAACGCTTATCTAATACAAAACAGGTTGGCCCTGAATAATGAGATACTTGAAGCTACTCCATCTCTTTATCCAGTTATTGATGGTGTTGATTCCACTCTTATTGACTTAATTTCTGAGGAAGTTGGAGAAGATGATTTTGCAATACATGCCAGACAACTAGCCGATCAGACCTTCGCAGCTAAGCAGTTACAGGATGGGCAACTTGGACTCTTACGAAATTTATTCGAATTACGTGCCCGCCGACTTGTTTCATTGAGCCAGACGGGGAAACTATCATGGATCCGGGAAACGGGAGCAAAAATTCGCCTATTAGGCTCTGTTGAGCAAATTCTTATGCCAGCACGAGAGCGCTGGCAGGACCCGGTTGACCCTATGAGTGATGAATTACGCACGGCCCTTTTAGAATGGGCATGGATTCATCGTGAACTTCGGGATGATATTGTGAGGACTTTCCGCCCCGAAGATGATGACCCTGAGCGTGTTAAAAGCAAGTTTTTTGAACTGGTCCATCGGTGGATGAAAGGTGAAGCATTTGTTGAATCGGCACGGCATCTGTCAGTAGAAATGGATGATTTACTCGCTATACATACTCGTGTAATTACTTTCAGTCTTCAATCTTTAGTAGACCAGGGACTAAGTCTATTAAAGCATCGCCTGCAAGCAGAGGGCATTGAGATTGCTGTTGGGGTTATGAACTTTGCTGAACAGTTACGCTACGGTGCCCCGAATCTGGCGGCATTTATTCTGGCATCATCAGGCGTACGGCACCGCAAAGCATATGTCGCCTTAGGCAACTCAATTACCCAGATGACAGCTATAGAGAGTGTCCATATGGTTAGACGGCAGGCATTAGATGGGTTACGTCAGAATGCAAGTAGTTGGCAAGAATATTTAGGTGGTCTGGTGGAGTTGCCCCCGCTAAAACGGACACGGTTAATTTATAGCCAGCAGTGA